The Streptomyces sp. NBC_00162 genome window below encodes:
- the hisH gene encoding imidazole glycerol phosphate synthase subunit HisH: MSTARKTVVVFDYGFGNVRSAERALARVGADVEITRDYDKAMDADGLLVPGVGAFSACMQGLKDARGDWIIGRRLSGGRPVMGICVGMQILFERGIEHGVETEGLDEWPGTVGPLKAPIVPHMGWNTVEAPADSQAFAGLDADARFYFVHSYAVREWNLEVTNPAIRAPRVTWATHGEPFVAAVENRALWATQFHPEKSGDAGAQLLTNWIETL; the protein is encoded by the coding sequence ATGAGCACTGCACGCAAGACGGTCGTGGTCTTCGACTACGGCTTCGGCAACGTCCGCTCCGCCGAGCGGGCCCTGGCCCGCGTCGGCGCCGATGTCGAGATCACGCGCGACTACGACAAGGCCATGGACGCCGACGGACTGCTCGTCCCCGGTGTCGGTGCCTTCTCCGCCTGCATGCAGGGGCTCAAGGACGCCCGCGGTGACTGGATCATCGGCCGCCGGCTGTCCGGCGGCCGCCCGGTCATGGGCATCTGCGTCGGCATGCAGATCCTCTTCGAGCGCGGCATCGAGCACGGCGTGGAGACCGAGGGCCTCGACGAGTGGCCCGGCACGGTCGGCCCGCTCAAGGCCCCGATCGTCCCCCACATGGGCTGGAACACCGTCGAGGCCCCGGCCGACAGCCAGGCCTTCGCCGGCCTGGACGCCGACGCCCGGTTCTACTTCGTGCACTCCTACGCGGTGCGCGAGTGGAACCTGGAGGTCACCAACCCGGCGATCCGCGCTCCCCGCGTCACCTGGGCCACCCACGGCGAGCCCTTCGTCGCGGCGGTGGAGAACCGGGCCCTGTGGGCGACCCAGTTCCACCCCGAGAAGTCCGGCGACGCCGGAGCCCAGCTCCTCACCAACTGGATCGAGACCCTGTGA
- the hisB gene encoding imidazoleglycerol-phosphate dehydratase HisB, producing MSRIGRVERTTKETSVVVEINLDGTGKVDVSTGVGFFDHMLDQLGRHGLFDLSVKTDGDLHIDTHHTIEDTALALGAAFKQALGDKVGIYRFGNCTVPLDESLAQVTVDLSGRPYLVHTEPENMAPMIGSYDTTMTRHIFESFVAQAQIALHIHVPYGRNAHHIVECQFKALARALRYAAEFDPRAAGILPSTKGAL from the coding sequence ATGAGCCGCATCGGACGGGTCGAACGGACCACGAAGGAGACCTCCGTCGTCGTCGAGATAAACCTCGACGGCACCGGCAAGGTCGACGTGTCGACGGGCGTGGGCTTCTTCGACCACATGCTCGACCAGCTCGGCCGCCACGGCCTCTTCGACCTCAGCGTCAAGACCGACGGCGACCTGCACATCGACACCCACCACACCATCGAGGACACCGCCCTCGCGCTCGGAGCCGCCTTCAAGCAGGCCCTCGGCGACAAGGTGGGCATCTACCGCTTCGGCAACTGCACCGTGCCGCTCGACGAGTCCCTCGCCCAGGTGACCGTGGACCTGTCCGGCCGCCCGTACCTCGTGCACACCGAGCCCGAGAACATGGCGCCGATGATCGGCTCCTACGACACGACGATGACCCGGCACATCTTCGAGTCCTTCGTCGCGCAGGCCCAGATCGCCCTGCACATCCACGTCCCGTACGGCCGCAACGCCCACCACATCGTGGAGTGCCAGTTCAAGGCCCTGGCCCGCGCCCTGCGCTACGCCGCCGAGTTCGACCCGCGCGCGGCCGGCATCCTTCCCTCGACGAAGGGCGCCCTCTAG